In Camelus dromedarius isolate mCamDro1 chromosome 28, mCamDro1.pat, whole genome shotgun sequence, a genomic segment contains:
- the ZNF407 gene encoding zinc finger protein 407 isoform X5 gives MDTEKKPENEEDDNGNKEAKDSRTISSHDVDLGPVSDVIADSSVNSTSKRGFSESSDFGSVIVEENGNKHASKRMKLAEVEPLKSGEQGTAGSESSESAGPERGVPLEETRTEALLGDSDGGTCLPSAFVPPCDLSAVDAVPMETGAGKKSAQEVVLLHPGRESPLPLKEISVSCTLGSTDTVLKCGACSHLFSSCSDVETHTECPAGPPGEHACGHCSHRAESGAALQVPVAQTHGLQKIFSCELCGFQCVEENLLNAHYLGKTHLRRQNLVARGGFVQILTKQPFPKKPCPMGTKNVRTKPRASKPLAKNSESKGLRNAESKCKDFTGTISKHGGGSSELLVEMVPSGDSPSEKVDFVEENVTSLSTAQNPDNKSEKLGALVTSESLLDKLESTRNSPQAAHGVGAALRLRPERNFLVLGSGFRRRGGTFSLKGQAKKRFGLLGINKRGSNETQSLYMRHFRKQVKTSEAESMPQHVETSGSVHGPCVTSSETQDPKQDRRNSHLLCSLDSLTVRPAPDHQVLCACADCGHTATDRTELEIHGEKCQAGETCGLSSASGRDLDGHVHGHPHPQTASGLSCQCCPSLPVSEEDLREPAKEKRSPGLLCAPRDLFFVSEKDVDEHRTTEKHIHLSAQPKTSQSLSTDLALQTFPLSTSESENTKDSVSEPGKAAQEEPVKSRVSPGNEVRHSSRPQFQCKKCFYKTRSSTVLTRHIKLRHGQDYHFLCKACNLYSLSKEGMEKHIKRSKHLENAKKNNIGLSFEECIERVCIGANDRKEEANIPGGGRAAGHGEGTHLAERSGLEQSVLPAPELPQSGVIAKEGELALATTPKRGRPKGNISRTCSHCGLLASSITNLTVHIRRKHSHQYSYLCKVCKYYTVTKGDMERHCATKKHKGRVEIEASGKQSSDVVVGPEGGDLEASRKNAGSAVSGEPANRSAEAAPSTSEKPGLEHGNPAEVKADSVFHSLDGDANSHLEKKEQVSPEPEDLPHQGGAYAQGDVTGTGDNKCIHCEFNAHSSASLELHVKRKHTKEFTFYCMACDYYAVTRREMTRHAATEKHKMKRQSYLSSSSAEAAAAEMSRDTIIPEELHEQNAEEFQIIPHQSSETLKSKSGADCSVLEENANLDVSKVLCAPDSVEIETEEESSLSEDHSFCETLRQPLAKDKVLRPEEMVSLISSNDGSPAKFPNENSGNSALNYETAKRTHNVLSDVGNPHAHGQGDGGRGGEKAENALGRRACPGALDGERAAESASGRVAGGRLPLRSGGQDGAGSLQSPGDLRDVPEGPVLENKESLMSSQHETKIILEEDGLVSDSTVENNDVYETIISIDEKGQAVYSSGRFDSSIIKIKNPEDELLDQSEEALVAAGVRISELPLKDCAQGGKKKKSEGSSFAESTRIRCDDCGFLADGLSGLNVHIAMKHPTKEKHFHCLLCGKSFYTESNLHQHLASAGHMRNEQASVEELPEGGATFKCVKCTEPFDSEQNLFLHIKGQHEELLREVNKYIVEDTEQINREREENQGNVCKYCGKMCRSSNSMAFLAHIRTHTGSKPFKCKICHFATAQLGDARNHVKRHLGMREYKCHVCGVAFVMKKHLNTHLLGKHGVGTPKESSAGCTSH, from the exons ATGGATACAGAGAAGAAACCGGAGAACGAGGAGGATGACAATGGCAATAAAGAAGCAAAGGACTCGAGAACTATCTCATCCCATGACGTAGACCTTGGGCCTGTATCTGATGTGATAGCAGATTCCTCTGTGAATTCCACAAGCAAAAGAGGTTTTTCAGAGTCTTCAGACTTTGGCAGTGTCATTGtggaggaaaatggaaataaacatgcTTCCAAACGGATGAAATTAGCTGAGGTAGAGCCCCTGAAGTCTGGAGAGCAGGGCACTGCTGGGTCAGAAAGTTCCGAGAGCGCAGGCCCAGAGCGGGGTGTCCCGCTGGAGGAGACCAGGACGGAGGCCCTCCTGGGTGACTCAGACGGAGGCACGTGTCTTCCTAGTGCTTTTGTTCCTCCTTGCGACTTGAGTGCCGTGGATGCTGTTCCTATGGAGACGGGCGCTGGAAAAAAGTCTGCTCAGGAAGTGGTTCTCCTCCATCCAGGGAGAGAGTCTCCCTTGCCTCTGAAGGAGATTAGCGTCAGCTGTACCCTCGGGAGCACGGACACAGTTCTCAAGTGCGGGGCCTGCAGTCATTTGTTTTCCTCCTGCTCCGATGTGGAGACGCACACCGAGTGCCCGGCGGGGCCACCTGGGGAGCACGCCTGCGGCCACTGCAGCCACAGGGCAGAGAGCGGCGCGGCCTTGCAGGTGCCCGTCGCACAGACACATGGGCTGCAGAAGATCTTCTCTTGTGAGCTTTGTGGCTTCCAGTGTGTGGAAGAAAACCTGTTGAACGCACATTATCTCGGTAAAACACACCTCCGGCGTCAGAATCTTGTGGCTCGTGGAGGGTTTGTACAGATCTTAACCAAGCAACCTTTTCCTAAGAAGCCATGTCCCATGGGAACAAAAAACGTTCGCACAAAACCGAGAGCCTCTAAACCACTAGCAAAGAATAGCGAGTCAAAAGGATTACGAAATGCTGAAAGCAAATGTAAAGATTTCACAGGAACCATTTCTAAACATGGGGGAGGTAGCAGCGAGCTGCTGGTTGAAATGGTGCCGTCAGGGGACAGTCCGTCAGAAAAAGTAGACTTTGTTGAAGAAAATGTAACCTCGCTGAGCACAGCTCAAAATCCTGACAACAAGAGTGAAAAGTTAGGAGCTTTAGTCACCTCGGAGAGTCTCCTCGATAAATTGGAATCCACCAGAAACAGCCCCCAGGCAGCCCATGGTGTGGGTGCGGCCTTGAGACTGAGACCTGAGCGGAACTTCCTCGTTTTGGGCAGTGGCTTCCGACGACGCGGTGGCACTTTCAGCCTAAAGGGCCAGGCAAAGAAAAGGTTCGGTCTTCTAGGAATTAATAAAAGGGGAAGTAATGAGACACAGAGTCTGTACATGAGACACTTTAGAAAGCAGGTGAAAACAAGTGAGGCCGAGTCGATGCCTCAGCACGTGGAAACCAGTGGCAGCGTCCACGGTCCGTGCGTGACGTCCTCAGAAACCCAGGACCCGAAGCAGGACAGGAGGAACTCCCACCTCCTGTGCTCCTTGGACTCTCTGACGGTGAGGCCAGCCCCTGACCATCAGGTGTTGTGTGCTTGTGCAGACTGTGGTCACACAGCCACAGACAGGACAGAGCTGGAAATCCACGGGGAAAAGTGCCAAGCAGGGGAGACCTGTGGCTTGTCCAGCGCGTCCGGGAGGGACTTGGATGGGCACGTGCACGGTCACCCGCACCCGCAGACGGCCTCCGGCCTCAGTTGTCAGTGCTGTCCGTCTCTCCCCGTGAGTGAGGAGGACCTGAGGGAGCCCGCGAAGGAGAAGCGCAGTCCGGGTCTCCTCTGCGCTCCCCGTGACCTGTTCTTTGTGTCCGAGAAGGACGTGGACGAGCACCGGACGACCGAGAAGCATATCCACTTGTCGGCTCAACCAAAGACTTCTCAGTCACTCAGCACTGACTTGGCTTTACAGACTTTCCCTTTAAGTACTTCAGAATCAGAAAACACAAAAGATTCTGTGAGTGAGCCAGGAAAAGCAGCTCAGGAAGAGCCAGTCAAGTCCAGGGTCAGCCCTGGAAATGAAGTAAGGCATTCGAGTAGGCCTCAGTTTCAGTGTAAGAAGTGTTTTTATAAAACCAGGTCTTCCACTGTCCTCACGAGACACATCAAGCTCCGGCATGGGCAGGACTACCACTTTCTTTGTAAAGCCTGTAATCTTTACTCGTTGAGCAAAGAAGGAATGGAGAAACACATTAAGAGGAGCAAACATCTTgaaaatgctaagaaaaataatattggcTTAAGCTTTGAAGAATGTATTGAAAGGGTCTGCATAGGTGCAaatgacaggaaggaagaggcgAACATTCCCGGAGGTGGAAGGGCAGCTGGCCACGGAGAGGGCACGCACTTAGCAGAGCGCTCCGGTCTTGAGCAGAGCGTTCTGCCTGCCCCGGAGCTGCCACAGTCTGGTGTCATCGCCAAAGAGGGTGAATTAGCTTTGGCCACTACTCCAAAGAGAGGGAGACCTAAAGGTAACATCTCACGGACCTGTTCGCACTGCGGCCTTTTGGCCTCGAGTATTACAAACTTGACCGTGCACATTAGACGAAAACACAGTCACCAATACAGTTATTTATGCAAAGTGTGTAAGTATTATACCGTGACTAAGGGAGATATGGAGCGTCACTGTGCCACCAAGAAGCATAAAGGCCGTGTAGAAATAGAAGCAAgtggaaaacaaagttcagatGTCGTTGTTGGCCCTGAAGGGGGTGACCTTGAGGCCAGTAGGAAGAACGCTGGTTCAGCAGTTTCAGGTGAGCCTGCTAACAGGTCGGCTGAAGCAGCTCCCTCCACGTCGGAAAAGCCAGGACTGGAGCACGGGAATCCAGCTGAAGTCAAAGCTGACAGTGTGTTTCATTCTCTAGATGGGGACGCTAACAGTCacctggagaaaaaggaacaggtCTCTCCAGAACCAGAGGACCTTCCCCACCAGGGGGGTGCATACGCCCAGGGCGACGTCACGGGTACAGGTGATAACAAGTGTATACACTGTGAGTTTAACGCTCACTCTTCTGCTTCCCTAGAACTGCACGTAAAACGGAAACACACGAAAGAGTTCACGTTTTACTGCATGGCGTGTGATTACTACGCCGTGACTCGTCGAGAGATGACGAGGCACGCGGCGACCGAAAAGCACAAGATGAAGAGGCAGTCCTACCTGAGCTCTTCCAGCGCGGAAGCCGCTGCCGCAGAGATGTCCAGAGACACCATCATACCCGAGGAGCTGCATGAACAAAATGctgaagaatttcaaataattccACACCAATCCTCTGAAACTCTCAAATCGAAAAGTGGTGCCGATTGTTCTGTTCTAGAGGAGAATGCTAATCTAGATGTGTCTAAAGTGCTCTGTGCTCCTGACTCTGTAGAAATTGAGACTGAGGAAGAATCCAGTCTCAGTGAAGATCACTCCTTCTGTGAAACTCTCCGCCAGCCCCTTGCCAAGGATAAAGTTCTGAGACCCGAGGAGATGGTTTCCCTTATTTCCTCTAATGATGGCTCCCCAGCCAAATTTCCGAATGAAAATTCAGGAAACTCGGCATTGAATTATGAGACAGCAAAGAGAACGCACAATGTGTTGAGTGATGTCGGCAATCCACACGCACACGGCCAGGGTGACGGAGGACGCGgaggagaaaaggcagagaacGCCCTTGGCCGGCGTGCATGTCCCGGGGCGCTGGATGGAGAGCGGGCGGCCGAAAGCGCCTCGGGGAGAGTGGCCGGAGGACGGCTGCCCCTGCGGAGCGGTGGTCAGGATGGAGCTGGAAGCCTGCAGAGTCCAGGGGATTTGAGAGATGTCCCTGAAGGCCCCGTTCTGGAGAATAAGGAGAGTCTGATGAGTTCCCAGCatgaaactaaaattattttggaagagGATGGTCTGGTTTCTGATAGCACCGTTGAAAATAATGATGTTTATGAAACTATAATCAGCATTGATGAGAAAGGACAGGCCGTGTACAGTTCTGGCCGGTTTGACtcttccataataaaaataaagaacccTGAAGACGAACTGTTAGACCAGTCTGAAGAAGCCTTGGTAGCAGCAGGAGTGAGAATTAGTGAGCTGCCCTTAAAGGACTGTGCTCAAGGTGGGAAAAAGAAGAAGTCTGAAGGCAGTTCCTTTGCTGAATCCACACGGATTCGCTGTGATGACTGCGGCTTCTTAGCTGATGGTTTGAGCGGACTGAACGTCCACATAGCCATGAAGCATCCGACGAAAGAGAAACACTTCCATTGTTTACTGTGTGGAAAATCATTCTACACGGAGAGCAACCTCCACCAGCATCTGGCCAGTGCTGGTCACATGAGAAATGAGCAGGCCAGCGTGGAGGAGCTTCCCGAGGGCGGGGCCACCTTTAAATGTGTCAAGTGTACAGAGCCCTTTGATTCCGAACAGAATTTATTTCTGCACATTAAAGGGCAGCATGAGGAACTGCTGCGGGAGGTGAACAAGTACATAGTGGAAGACACTGAGCAAATCAACCGCGAGAGAGAAGAGAACCAGGGAAACGTGTGCAAGTACTGTGGGAAGATGTGTCGCAGCAGCAACTCGATGGCCTTTCTAGCACACATTCGCACTCACACAG GATCAAAACCATTCAAGTGCAAGATATGCCATTTTGCAACAGCTCAGCTTGGCGATGCCAGAAACCATGTCAAAAGGCACCTTGGGATGAGGGAATACAAGTGTCACGTCTGTGG